The following proteins are co-located in the Hevea brasiliensis isolate MT/VB/25A 57/8 chromosome 11, ASM3005281v1, whole genome shotgun sequence genome:
- the LOC110646157 gene encoding 17.9 kDa class II heat shock protein-like: MDIRLLGLESPLLSTIQHLMDTTDEAEKSFNAPTRTYVRDAKAMASTPADVKEYPNSYVFIIDMPGLKSGDIKVHVEDDNILLISGERKREEEKEGAKYVRMERRVGKFMRKFVLPENANADAISAACQDGVLTVTVEKLPPPEPKKPKTIEVKIA, translated from the coding sequence ATGGATATTAGGTTGTTGGGTCTCGAATCACCCCTCCTTTCCACCATCCAGCATCTGATGGACACGACCGATGAAGCCGAAAAGTCATTCAACGCGCCGACTCGAACTTATGTAAGGGACGCGAAGGCCATGGCTTCAACTCCGGCTGACGTCAAAGAGTATCCCAACTCCTATGTGTTTATCATCGACATGCCAGGGTTGAAATCTGGGGACATCAAGGTCCATGTGGAGGATGACAATATACTGCTGATCAGCGGAGAGAGGAAGCGTGAAGAGGAGAAGGAAGGTGCTAAGTATGTGAGGATGGAAAGAAGGGTCGGCAAGTTTATGAGGAAGTTTGTGCTGCCTGAAAATGCTAATGCTGATGCCATTTCGGCGGCCTGCCAGGATGGGGTTTTGACTGTCACTGTGGAGAAGTTGCCACCGCCGGAGCCCAAGAAGCCCAAGACCATTGAGGTTAAGATTGCTTGA
- the LOC131170204 gene encoding uncharacterized protein LOC131170204: MIKILFLIEINGRVLLVHDILRSINLLIKETKVDEQHERNCYTALDILNMTEEQSEDFPEHTNDITSVELDSQHAKANITYLRHQVRRQKKHPSRKKSWLEQKQSALMVVASLIATMAFQAAIGVWQEDLQMSKPESVSHSAGHSIMADKCPRRYTLFVIYNTTSFLSSISVILLLISGLPFGPKFFMWILMVIVWIAITSSFL, encoded by the coding sequence ATGATTAAAATTCTCTTCCTGATTGAAATTAATGGGCGTGTATTACTTGTTCATGATATTCTTCGGAGCATAAATTTATTGATCAAGGAAACAAAGGTTGATGAGCAGCATGAAAGGAACTGCTACACTGCACTGGATATTTTAAATATGACAGAGGAACAGAGTGAGGATTTCCCTGAACATACAAATGATATTACCTCAGTAGAATTGGATTCTCAACATGCAAAAGCGAACATTACATATTTACGTCATCAagtgagaagacaaaaaaaacatCCCAGCAGGAAGAAAAGCTGGTTGGAACAAAAGCAGAGCGCACTAATGGTGGTGGCATCACTAATAGCGACCATGGCTTTCCAAGCTGCAATTGGAGTTTGGCAAGAGGACTTACAAATGTCAAAACCAGAGTCAGTGTCACATAGCGCAGGCCACTCTATAATGGCTGATAAGTGCCCAAGACGATATACTCTCTTTGTCATCTATAATACAACAAGTTTTCTATCATCCATCAGTGTGATCTTGTTACTAATAAGTGGTTTACCTTTTGGGCCGAAGTTTTTCATGTGGATTCTGATGGTAATCGTGTGGATCGCTATTACATCTTCATTTCTGTAG
- the LOC110646154 gene encoding protein BOBBER 1-like, protein MAIISDYQEDENETKPRSNSNPSSSSSSKTLSFNATFDPRNPIAILERLFDFLVKETDFMAEDTVEKQIAAVVKAAKDKVKKKMAGEREREAALEGNESKRLKEEKKPDVKEEKKVEVKREMKAKVKEVPMEIEKEEESGARGAVPNKGNGLDLEKYSWTQTLQEVNVLVPVLVGTKSRFVVCDIKKNHLKVGLKGQPPIIEGELYKPIKVDDCYWSIEDQNTISILLTKHDQMEWWKCLVKGDPEIDTQKVEPENSKLSDLDPETRQTNERNDCIFVDEQHERNCYTALDILNMTEEQSEDFPEHTNDITSVELDSQHAKANITYLRHQVRRQKKHPSRKKSWLEQKQSALMVVASLIATMAFQAAIGVWKEDLQMSTPESVSHSAGHSIMADKCPRRYTLFVIYNTTSFLSSISVILLLISGLPFGPKFFMWILMVIVWIAITSTLITFSISISGVSSPDHTLIPVVVAIGMVKVSNCGRSHVHSRGRG, encoded by the exons ATGGCCATAATTTCAGATTATCAGGAGGACGAGAACGAGACGAAGCCGAGATCGAATTCAAATCCGTCATCGTCTTCTTCATCTAAAACGCTGTCGTTTAACGCGACGTTCGATCCAAGGAATCCTATAGCGATTTTGGAGAGGCTGTTCGATTTTCTGGTGAAGGAGACCGACTTTATGGCTGAAGACACTGTCGAGAAGCAAATCGCGGCTGTGGTGAAGGCGGCCAAGGATAAGGTTAAGAAGAAGATGGCCGGGGAAAGAGAAAGGGAAGCTGCTTTGGAAGGGAATGAGAGCAAGAGGCTGAAGGAGGAGAAGAAGCCTGATGTTAAGGAGGAGAAGAAGGTTGAGGTCAAAAGGGAGATGAAGGCCAAGGTCAAAGAGGTGCCAATGGAGATCGAGAAGGAGGAGGAGAGTGGCGCCAGAGGGGCAGTTCCAAACAAAGGTAATGGCCTCGATCTGGAGAAATATTCTTGGACACagaccctacaagaggttaatgtACTTGTTCCAGTCCTTGTTGGTACAAAATCAAGGTTTGTTGTATGTGACATAAAGAAAAACCATCTGAAAGTTGGACTGAAGGGTCAGCCTCCTATAATTGAGGGAGAACTTTATAAGCCTATCAAGGTTGATGATTGCTATTGGAGCATTGAGGACCAAAATACCATCTCAATTCTTTTGACCAAGCATGACCAAATGGAATGGTGGAAATGCTTGGTGAAGGGAGATCCTGAAATTGATACGCAGAAAGTTGAACCTGAAAACAGCAAACTATCTGATCTGGATCCTGAAACACGGCAGACTAATGAAAGAAATGATTGTATATTT GTTGATGAGCAGCATGAAAGGAACTGCTACACTGCACTGGATATTTTAAATATGACAGAGGAACAGAGTGAGGATTTCCCTGAACATACAAATGATATTACCTCAGTAGAATTGGATTCTCAACATGCAAAAGCGAACATTACATATTTACGTCATCAagtgagaagacaaaaaaaacatCCCAGCAGGAAGAAAAGCTGGTTGGAACAAAAGCAGAGCGCACTAATGGTGGTGGCATCACTAATAGCGACCATGGCTTTCCAAGCTGCAATTGGAGTTTGGAAAGAGGACTTACAAATGTCAACACCAGAATCAGTGTCACATAGCGCAGGCCACTCTATAATGGCTGATAAGTGCCCAAGACGATATACTCTCTTTGTCATCTATAATACAACAAGTTTTCTATCATCCATCAGTGTGATCTTGTTACTAATAAGTGGTTTACCTTTTGGGCCGAAGTTTTTCATGTGGATTCTGATGGTAATCGTGTGGATCGCTATTACATCAACGTTAATAACATTCTCAATCTCCATATCTGGTGTCTCTAGTCCTGATCATACTCTTATTCCTGTGGTAGTTGCTATAGGCATGGTCAAGGTTTCAAATTGCGGTCGCAGTCACGTTCACAGTCGTGGTCGCGGGTAA